The Theobroma cacao cultivar B97-61/B2 chromosome 2, Criollo_cocoa_genome_V2, whole genome shotgun sequence genome includes the window TATTGTGATGAAAGATTTAAAAATCACCCAATGATTATATGTATCGGCAATTCCAGGCTTCTGATTATGCATAGCCAATTACCAGATCACCAAACATTTATTCTCTGAAAATATACTTGCCTTAAACTCTCATAACTGTTTCTAAGTGTTCTCTATGCCTCCTCTACCTCCCTTCATAATCCCTTTTCTTTACCCTCAACAAACTTCAAACAAAGACTGCTTAATCTTCTTCTGTAACAAGAACATGAAAAACCTTaacacaatttcttttcaactaTTTGTTGACACGCTATGCAGCTAGTCATATCTAACAAGAAAAGCTTTTAAGTGATCTCCACACTCCAGACATAAGGAATACATCTTTAATTATCCCTTTTATTAAGCTTTGTTAAACAACATAGAGAAATTATTTAGTCCAAACATGTTACAAATACCAAATCATTTCTTTGGAACCTttagcaaaaataaataactataTACTTTCTTTGAAGCAAAagaatgggaaaaaaaaagttgcaACATTCTAAAGATTAAATGCTCCTTATACTGAAACTTTAAACACTCAATTCCAATTTCCTATATATGCTTATAAATTGTTGGAACATAGGAAACAAACAGAAAATACAGCATTCCGCCAAACCCTcccccacccccccccccccccctccccccaacaaaacaaaagcatgCGAGATAGAAGGGAGTGGGGCAACAATAATGTGATGGATTAGCATCATTgtgaaaaaccattttaaACTCAATGATAAAGTTGTAACTTACTGCATCCTCAGGTAAGAGTATGCGCTCATTTGCCAAGTATCCACTGCTTGTTTCTACTGGGACCATTTTCCCAGCCCCCACACTAGCCTTCCCACCATTGTTTATAATCTGAAACCTATATTTTGGAAGGATACTAAGATCTGCTTCTGATGCACCTTCCTAATGAATAGCACAAGAAATGAAATTGTAAGCTATTACCAATTTGTTTGAGATTTTCATTCAGTATAACCAATAAGTTTTCTTTCACACCTGTCCTGCAACAGCATAAAGAATTGCAATGATGCATGGCAAGCAGCAGCAGAGAGCAATCCCAATCAAACATGCCAAAACAACACAAAAGATTGCAAAGAACACATCAAATGCCAGAAAAACCACAGCCAACCTGCAGATATCACAAATAAGAGATCCTGAAGCCTTTGCATACACCATAGTATAACACATGCCACAAACAATAGAAGACAAGAAGGGTCTAGACATACTTTTAGGAaactatttttgaaaatatgatataattaACAGGTAAAAACCCtctgcttctttttctttcattttttcctGCTTAACCTAATACATTAACTTTAATAATGGCACAAGTTGAAAAACAGGGAAAGATATTCTAAATGTGGCAGCTAGATTGTGATCACATTTCAAGGAGACAGAATATCATAGATGAATCATTTTATTATGAGGTTGGCCAAAAAAAAGTCATTTAGTATGAGGTGATAACTGCTTTGCAATTCTTCAATAACTTGGCAACTGAAGGTAGAAACTCTTGTAGACATTTCTTGTCTCCATGAGGATGGAAGtccaaatattttataaacaaatatgtTACACCTAAACTGGCAAATAAGTTGCTTGTTAAATAACAGGTTGGTTAGAGGCATACCAGTATAAACGTGGAGCATTTTGCAGAAGGTAATCACCACCGGAAACTACCCAATAGAAGCCAACTATCCACCAGAGAAATGATGCCATAGTATTCACTGATTCACAACGTTTAGTTACACTGCCCATTCATCACCAAAACTGTATgagaataataatttaatcatcCTAAAATCACAGCTTTTGAAACAGCAAAGAATTTGCAACTTCAGATGGAAAATACAAGTAAAAAATCCACTCAAATGAAAGCATGCATAGTTTAGAGCTTGATCAATTGGTAAGTggtaatcaaaataaataactatCTGGCCAATAGATAAGTTGGTATGACGAGTTTAGAGACATCAACTTAGttcataaaattacaaaacaaaaaaacagagagggaaaataataaaaatacataGAAAAAGGAACATTTTAGTGATTTACATTCCTACAATTCAGGACTTGGGTCTCACATCTTTTTACACTAACTTAgttatttattcaaattaaatttctttttaacttatttatcCTCTCTCCTGAATAATTGTATGTTTGGTTATTTCCACACTTCTTCTCTTTTATGTCTTCAAATAACATGTTATATTTAAAActataaacttttttattctctcattatgaaaatttattaaaagataaaagagatatttattttttcacccATGTCGTGGGTGTGCATAGAACTAGTATAGCTGACACAAATCTGCTCCAGAAAGAATCTCCCATATTGTACACTGTTCTAAAATGCAAGAAATGCTTATGAAGCTCAAACATTTCCAACAATACCATCTTCGAGGCTTCATCTGAATATCTCCCATCCACATAGCAGATGCAGTAAAAGATACACATGCTATGCTTGTGAACTTCAATCATTATATACCCAAGCTACCCCTGTCGAATTCTTGTCTGACCTCTTAGACCACTTATCTCCAGCACAGAACCAGTACACCATCTATATCCATGCTTCAGGGTCAAACATTACTTGAGGTATGTTCAAATGGAATTTCTCCATAATTTAACCAATTAGACTCTAAACATGGTAATTATCAGCATTAAGAAAATACAAATTAAGAGCTTTCCAAAAGCAGTTTTGTTGGATATAAAGACAGATATTCAGTTTCTCTTTTTCAGAGAAGAATAAATTTCGACAGCAAATTTGAAAGCCAAACAGAAAGCATTCTCTAGATGGATGGACGGGAAATCAGAAAGCGATGCTTTACAATAACATTGCAGAATCAGGATAGGAGGAAACAAATATCcatcttctctttttcataGGAGAATATATTTCTTCCACAAATTCAAAGTTCAATAAGAAAGTAAGTTTGTGACATGACTATAACTCAAGAGACATTTTGCAGAACAGTCAGGTCAAAGGTTGCATTGAAGCAAGGACCTGCACTAAATGAGACACAaagccaaaaagaaaaagcaccCACCCGGCTGAAGTAAGACATTAATTGCTGAAGAATTTAAtgaagaaatattaaaaaaacaaacttatatttataaaacctaataaaaactttaaaatatataattttgttaataaaactaaaaaaaggTGATCCATTGCATTGCCTAATGTATTTCACAAATCAACTTAAGTAAAAGGCATGCCCAATCTAAGTTTCCTTCACTTAAATCTCCAACAAGATGCTACAAACTAACAACATTAgccttttcttaattttgtaaaagaaatataatcatccttttttttaaaaaaaaaaaaaggggcaCTTAACTCAAGTGTGGCTCTTGCTTTCAAGGCGCTTGCCTACACATGTTCCTCACTATGACCACATTGTTTTAGTTAGTGAGATGGCCACTTGATgcttaaaaggaaaagaatggGGCAGGTAATCCATTGTCTTGCTAATAAAGTATTTTTGCAAAGGCTGCTTTCGTCAGGGCAGCTTTATCTAAATACGTTTTTGACACACCATCCTGGCCAGAGAAAAGGTTACCTCAAATTAACCATCTTTTGAGATTGAAGACAAAAGGGCACTCTTTCACGCCATCTTATTCATTATGATGATTGGTGATCACTTCCAGTAACTTAGCAGTTCACCACATTTGGTTAAAATGAAGAGCTCTATCTTGAGCAGAGGGAGTTATACATATTAGGTCATTGACTTCCATCAATGTTGTAAATACTTACCACAAACCATCAATAAGTGCCATAACTGGCATATGATAACACCAAAACAAAACCTTCCAATTCCTTGGGAATACACCAGAGACTCAATCCTTCAAAAACCCAGACAGCCAAAATCACATTCAAACCCTTATGTAATTCCATTtcaaaaaccaataaaatccCAAATTGAACTAAAACCCTCATCCAGTTCAGCACAAAAACAAGCAATACTTCCGTCCaaattcttatttaaaaaacataaaacctCATGCTACTATACAAATTCAGTTccaaaagaggaaaaaagaaggCTAAAGCCACATCCAAATTcatcttaaaaaataataattaatcactcaaaaatctcaaattgaacaaacaaaaaaaaagaaaaacaaaaagccaCATCAAATTTCAAGTCAACCCATACGAAAAAAACTGACCTTGATTGATTTGAACCGAAAGCACTCCTTTCAATTCCATCTTGTTCATCTTCACTATCATTAGCATCCCCAGAAGTAGCATCTCCTCTCTCCTCATCCCTAGCAGATGTTCTTCTAACGTTCCTTCTCCTATACTCCAACCACACCAAAACTACATGCACCAAGCACTGCAAAGCATACCCACAGATCCACAGTCTAATAGGAGTATTAGTCCTCTCATCCACCGTACAGATCAACATCGCCACTGACACCGCCACGAACGCCGTATTCCACAGCATGTCCAGCGCCACCACCGGCTTCGAGTACCCCCAGTCCGCCCGTCGCTCCTCTAACTCACGTGCCGCGGTCTCCCTCACCAGCATGGAAGCGCCACGCCGCCCCGTGGCCCGCCCCAACAGAAGCGCCAGCGTGGCAGGGCGAGCAGCCGAGGCATCGGGCTGGCGGGGGCGGAGGAGCGGCGCGTGGGAATCAGACGCCACCGTAGTAGTCTCGGACAAAGATGTGGAAGACATGTGGGAATTTGATTCCGGGtttaaatttctaattttctgTGGGGTTTAGATTTTAGAATGAGCAAATGGGCATAATTGAACTTTTATTAGCCCCCAAAACCAAAAGTCTATTCCtttgtttaaaaaagaaagaaagaaaggagacgAAAGGGAGGTGAGAGAAAGGTTGTTGAAGGGAAAGTCATAGCAATTATAGAAAGGAAAGTGAAACAAGGGAATGTTTGGATCCAATTGTTGTTGTTGGTTTGGTTTAAGAGCAGAGCTGACTGTTAGATGGCAAAGGGCTTCTGTTTCTGTTGTGTTAGAAACAAAAGGATATACCTGTTGTTTTTGCTCCCCCTTCACTTATTTTTGCCCTTTCGcgctttctttttccttttgccCTTTTACCGGGTCGGCACCCCATCGCAACGGCGCGACCTATCTATGCCGTTCCCCATCTGCCACGTCTTGTtgtcttttttcctttgttcctttttttttaaatttgacaaaaaaaatattgaagcTAATTATTTTCATTCGATTCATTAATTAATGGTAAAGATCATTCGATTTGATTTTCTAAAATACTCTCAATCTATTTctatgatataatatttttaaatttttaaataaattactaattatttatgatattctatcaaacttttatattttattttaaatgaaataaatcttgattgatcaattattattaatcaaaacatcacttattattttatattcatatgatattgatataaaaaataaaaaatattacatgagTATTTTAATCATACCATATCAATACATCATATTATTATCCATTATAACACGTCAGTATGTTGTGTTAGTATCATATGACTTAAAATTATAAGTGACATTATGAAAAAAgatcattaatcataaaattttcttttattttgtattcatcaaaaaataaattttgaaaatttcatttttattaagatGATTATATTtacataacatttttttaatatattaaaatttatcatatttaataatataaaaatttgttaCTACTAAAAAACTAAACCAACTAATTAAAGCTATTGGAAGAATTAAGAGTATGAAACACCCATACCTACAGTTAGCTTCTTTGCATTTAATTGGCTTCCACTTGATACTTGAGGAAATTTACTTTTGgctatttcttcttttaaaagtCTTCCTTTATTTTATGACTAAATCTTATGATAACTCTTTAATAATGTCAATCATCAGTTCATCACTGCCCTCACTTCATCTTTTGCTAAGTAATTCACGTTTTCTTGAACCTCATCTTACTCTTATTGCTCTTAATcattcaaatttattattaataaacttattattatctCCACCATTTAATACTGTCcttttcaaattaatatttcTGGATCTATGAATAATTACACCATAATGTTAAAATGCAtgaaaaaatggttaaatgctcattttaaaatttaataatcttcaaattgtttattttagaatttaatttattaattttttgaattatattttgaggaaattagttcttaaaatttgaaacaaattattttaacccttacaaatttaaaaaataactcgATAGTTTATTCTCTTAACATTATAAGGAAATTGTCCTCGCACGTGAAAGCTGAcatgtaaattaattatttcttaaaaatatgtttatttatgtgttttattattattatatttaatttttccaAACACAATAATCGATCTTTTAACaaagataataaataattaggTATTGACGCGTCCAGAGCATGGCATTCATAAGACATGACATGTGGTGTTTGACTTTCATTCACTCGAAGAATAACACACGTGTCCTTGGCCCATCGCTTTTCCAGTGGCTGGATTGGAGGTGAACTTTTCAttacgttttttttttttaaaaaaaaagaaggttgTGAAACtcttcattaaaaatattgagttaaaatttaaaattaataaagctTAATATAAAGATCAAGAATatataaaacttaattaattcatacataaaattcaatgaaagaatattgaagaataaaaacttagttataaattttaataaaaatgattgtttaaataaaatataaaaacttactCAAATAGTACACCTGATTTacattggaaaaagaaaatgaagctGCAACGTCAAGTTAACATACAAGAATAAATGATTGGAAAACGAAGGTTTCCTgtgttttggtttttcctcACCAAGATTCAAGAGCCTTCATTTGTCTGTAATCTGTACAAGTTTTCAGTTTCTCCTCACCTTTTGTAGTACTCACACCACTTGAACAagaaattcatcataaagagaaatgaaaataaaaaggaaaaaccaaaataataaatgcaCCCAAAATATGTTAACAAAGATTAATGATGACGTAACAGGAAAAACCAATTTTGAGCTATAAAAAGACAACAAGCTCATCTCTCAAAAGCCTAAAAAAAACACAAGCGGCGGTTGacccaatcaaaatataagcaTACCCCCATGTGGTATTTCCATCTGGAAATTTCCTCCAACAGTTTACCCGTATCGGACAACTAATTTACCTATGCTTTCTGGTATGTTTGAGCAGCGTATATAGGAAGAATGTTGCTAGCGGAAATTGAAGCAGACAAGTCCAAGCAACGAAGCAAAGACTCATCAAGAATTTTAGTCAGCCCTGAAACTGAACACTTCCTAACCTTTTTCTTCTACTAACAGAAACCATCCTCAATTAACTTCAGTCAAAACTTCCCCATCCCTTGGACATCCCTAATCTCATACTTGAAGGCAAAGCATCAACACTATGCAAAACAAAGTGTTAGACCTCTAACATTGTTTTGAACTAGTCATACTAATAGGTAAACCTTTGACCATTCAACTAGAGAAATTCTGAAGAGGTACAACATATGCTGCTCATATGATTCCAGATAGTCGGCGTACAAAATCAGCATGTAGTGAATGGCCACCCTGTATCATGTTCAAAATTGCAAAGTCAATTGAATGGTTTAAAGCTACtgacaaaaaggaaaattttagcGCTGATGATATCAAAACCATCACGTCCAAGGTACATCATATTATACTAACTACCAGCAAAGTAATGAGGCTAACACACTAGCACCAGTGTAAACTCGGGATGATTATAAACTATCACTTTAAAACAGAAATGTTGTACCATGAATAAATGAAGATTCCACTGACTACCAAACATTTTGAGTAGGATTTATTTTTGGTCAAAAACTTACAAGATATTAGATGGAAAGAAATATGCACAAGGTCTTAGAAATCAATCACAAGCAACAAAGCAAAAGAGTATCAGAAAGTATGCAATTCGCTGAATCTATCTCTACATAAATCTACAGTTAGTTCAGACTTCAAGCTACATGTTTCCAGTTGTGAAAAGAGAATGCCAAAATCAATTCATGACTACTATCTCATTGCCCCGCTAGCAGTCTACAGCTATACAGAAGAAAACATATCCCAATCTCTGTTCAGCTGCTTGTTATGAAAAATAGAGGAAAATTTTCAAGGATAAAAGCACCATCCACACTGCCTCAGCTCATCAGATGTCAAAGGAGAGAAGAGAGGTCCGCAGGTAGCATGCATACCTGGAGGCCAAAATTATTGCTGCCAATATTTCACAGAAAAATTACCACCGCCAGTCTTCCTCCCTAAACCCAAACTAAGTGCTTCACATGTATACTAGATCATGGTCAATCTTCATTCAACTAGAATGGAAGGAAGACAAAAAGCCTACTATGATCAACCATGGAAGTAATTTTCATGATCCACCAAATCAACACTCGATTGCCACAGTGACACAGATTCTTTGATGTACTAATCAAGTGATGTAAAAGATTAGGAAGTAAAGGAACACACTTCACCAATGTGATAATGCATGGTGGAAACTTGAAATGAGAGGGGGTGCAGGTGGAGAGGGTGGCAACATGAACCTTGCTTTTGCATGTAAACAGAGAGATGAGGGCCAATAGAGGATGTAGACTTATACAACTGGAATGGACTAACTAGGATAATGGTATAATGAAATCAAGCATTATTGGAATTATGACTTGGGAGTTCTGAAGTTCAGGAACACATACCTCCACCAtgtcttttgtttctttaataAACACATACACCGTTGTTGGAATGGAAAGAGAATCAAAATGTCAGGTCagttttcattattttcttagtATAATTAAAAGGAAGAGACTTTAAAACAGTTCTGGGTCTCATTTCCACTTTCCTGTGAAGCTAAAAATTCAGCTCATAGAGCACGAAACAGAAATACAGAATGAATTATATACAACACCATGATCATGAGAGGTCAATGCTGTCCTTGCTGTATAACTAGGTACAATGAACCTAAAGAGCAAACGAATggaaaagaatcaaaatcgtTGCTAAGAACTTATAGCCTACACTGACTCATTAGTAAAAACTAGACCATATGTTAAATTCCAAatgatataaacaaaaaaaatgaaattggcCAAAGAATTTTCTGCTCAAGGAAACACACAACAATAAATTTGGTGCACCAGATCCCAACATCAAAACCATGGCATAAAACTCAAGTCCATATCCACAGATCTCAGATTTAACTTGCACATGGCATTAATCATCTTTAACCACTttttacatgaaaaaaaattatcagtAATAAACAGATCACATATGCCAAGATGATAAAATAAAGTGAGAAGAAACACATACCTTGAAAGCCACTATGTGTGCCACGGGAAATCCTTGACTACCAGGCGATGCAAAAAGGGAAAGGTCACCTATAAGATCCAAGACCTTATGGCGACAAGGTTCATCATGGAAACGAAGAGGTGGGTTCAACCATCCTTTACTGGCACTgcagaagaaaaagagttCTAAGTATTTCATGCACGCAGAAAGAAAATCAACTAATTCTTGGTTTCTAATATTCCACAGCATGCAAGTCATGTCAAGAAGACAAGAATGTTTTTGATGTTTGAACAATtttacatgatttttttatgttcaaaTATGAACCTCATAAGTTATCTAACACAGCTCAATGTTTGTCAAGCAACCATTTGTTACTCATCTAAAACAGAATCAAGGTTTGCTTCAGCATGGATCAATGATTCATgaacagaaaacaaaaacccaatACCATCTGTGTTGCTTGTCCTACATCAGATTGTACTCAACCTAGAACCAGGTAACAGCAATGTTGTGTTCCATCttgtttatttatgtattaatAACATAACTACTTAGTAACTCACGAAACTATTTGCTCAACTTCACCAATGTTTCACAATTACAAGTTGTAACTTTTACAAAACAGAAAGCTCAATATAAAAGTTTCCCAACTTGCagaattatttgttttaatataGATTGTACTATGAGGTTCAGCAGAAAAAGTTACAACATAACCCACATTTATCATAGATTGCTCAGGAAGCAAAGATGCTTGCTATAAATGGAGTATAAAATTAGTTTTGCCATGTGGGGTTGTGTGTGCGCGTAAATGACACCACATACAGGGATCACATGATCAGCTAATCTGACTTAAACTTAGCATTAGCATCTTACCTACACACGATTGCATTGTCTAGTGAGCCCCCTTTAATGAGTCCTGCATTGCACATTTGCTCCACCTGAAAGGATTTCACATAGATTTACCTTTAGCAACATAGAACAACAATGAACtacttaaattttttgtgACAAGACATGCGAGAGAAAGAAATATAGCTAGCTGAGAAATAAACTTCCCTGACGTGATACAGCAAAGTGTAACCAAATAGAAATAtagataattttctttcagtTCGGTCAGAAAAGCAGCACGACATTGATGTGACACTCCCTCCATCCCCCCAAAAAATTTGTCCCCTTTGCATGCTTTTAGTTATCCAAAAATTGATGTCAGTTTCTCTGTTTCTCAAAGTCAAAACCCACTATCTAGCTTTCCCATGATCTCCTAAACCAGTACTACAAcaatcttttttaatttttccacATATCTCCAACTTCAATGCATATACTCTCAGGAcaattttggataaaaattctcatttcaGAGAGCTAATGCTGCTACCcagattaatttttataagacATAGCAGCAAGTTATTGATGTTATAATTTACCCTCTGCTCTTTGAAATAtgcataatatttataaagtcaCGGTTGATAACATTCTTTATATGTATAAGctcttcctctcttttctccttttcttttcccaaGAAAAACAGTAATCCAAGGTGCTGACAAAAGGATATTAAACTAGACAGGAATAAGGTGTGAATCAAGTCCTCCTAGGCAAAATCAAGTTGAGCAGAGCAACATAGCAATCTTAGTTCATTACTTAAAAATGTTTTCACACAGAATGTACTGGCACTAATATTAATCTTGGAGATATAAAAGTTCATAAAGGCTCTGATTCTCATGGGCTAATGAAAAGTAGCATGTGGAGATaggaaaatgcatgggaaacAAGCATCAAGTGCAgcaatataacatcattctgcTATTCGCTTTAGCTTATCTGATGGGGGACATAGTTGTTcaagaagataaaacaaagaGAGAGATGGTAATGACTTCTGACATGTTGCCACAGTAACATTCCAGATGAattgcatattttttttactttttcagcACGATGTCTTCATGGTGTTTCAATTGAAAAGAatctgaaaagaaaaattcatggtTGAAGATGCCACCGATTCTATGGACAACtgaaaaggataaaataataCTTCATACATAGAAAAGTCCAATTGAAGTTTATATATTGCTATATTTTTCTAATGAATCTACTTAGCAACAACAAAGAGATTGTCAATTTTTATCCCTGGATGTGTGAAAGAAATTTGTcattgataaaagaaaatttcactaAGTAGCTTCAAATCACTCCTTAACATACATCAGCTACGATGTACATGAACTAGCACCTTTCAAATTTAGTGCAAGAAGAgactaaatttatttttctattgtaaTGGCAAGGTTGATAAGCATTCATGTCTCCAAAGATTATATAACCATAACAAAAAAGcaggaaatgaaaaaaaggatCCAGATTGGAAAAAGTTGAATTAACCTCCTCATAGATACAAAAAGTTCTTGAAGAAGCTATATGCTTTTTGTAAAAGTCACCAAAAGCAGTTGAAGAAAACCATTGGCATCCAATTGCAGGCACCTgcaaacatttttaaaaaggTATTGAGCATAATCCAATAACATATGATAAGTAAATCGTATTTTTCCACATAAATCAAAAGCATTCCAGATAAATTGTGTGTCAGAATCAATGACCAACAATCTTCTTAATCTTTGGTTGTAAACATCAAGCTGCCAAACTCTAAAAATAAGCAATAGACAACTAAAATGGAGATGTAAACACAAACAGAgtgtcaaggtaaaacaattGAATTGAGCTAACCTATCTAGGGCAGTAAATGAAACAGTGTGCTCGTTGAACAGCTCATTAACAAGCTCCATTAGGCCTCACttgtgtttattttttaagctCGATGGATGActtttgaatgagatttatagGCTCATTTACTTTAAGCTCAATCAATAAACAAGCCAAGTTCGAAAAAAGGCAGGTGCGACTGGCTAAGACTGGTGAACAAACTCAGTGTAAAAATGTCTAAAGCAtgcttttaagtttttattatgCTTTAAAAACTTAGATCCACAGTACTATATTATTATGCATACTATATTTCACATTCTTGTACATGTTAACCATAAgatattcaaatatttgataCTATAAGGCATGTAACTTTGAAAGAGATCCGTAAGCCATTCAAATGAGAGGAAATAGAGGGGTCAAATTATGTGCAAAGCTCCTTCCACTATCAAGGATATTACTCTCCTGAATACTACAATCCCACATCATGGGGAAAGCTGAGGGAAGGTCATGTGCCTATAAATGGCCCCCCACCCTTCTTCTTTGTTCTGAGGGGGGGTGCCAGCACTTTGAAAATCCCCATTAACAGTGTTTGGTTTGTTCAGTGATGAATATTAGTATATCTTTTCACCATCTAGTTGGACTCTAGTCCCACATCTGAGCCAAGATATATATGCTTGAAAGCAATACTAATTTCTTTTAACAGTAGCAAGCAATTACTAGTACAGTTATTTAAATTGTCTTCACATTTGTGCTTGATTCATTCTAAGGACATTTAAGATAGCAACTTATTGAACTTGAAATACTCCCTATGATAGAAATTTTATATCAATCCAATACCACAGAAGATCTACTCATTTCAATAAACAGAAGGAGCAAGCACAAAAGTAGTGATGCACATATCTTAGACAGtaaggagaaaataaagtGGGAAAAGGACAAAATAAAGATCACTACATGGGACAGAATAAAAGATGGTACAGTTTCAGTTTTCcacaaaagagagaaacaagataaaaacaagaaaattcccattttgaaTTCAAAGTGAAGAACAATCAAAACTGAGAACAGCAGATCTTACCTTTGGAAAGTCAATTCCATAACTTATGCGAACCTTTGGAGAAGGGAATGCAACCATAAAAGAATCATTCCTTGAAACATGCAATGGTTCATTCAAATATGGTGCCAGTTTCTCAGCATTGTTGCCACACCGATCCAAGGCCTCCTTTCTGCCAACTTTATCTATTGCCTCTACCCATGCACTTGCTGACCCATCAAAAATAGGAACCTGTGTTAATGTTAGTTGACATTCCCATGTCACCTCCTATATAATTGTATTAGAAAAGACTCATGAGTATCATTATAGTGTTTGTACATTTTACCACCACATTATATGTTCCACTAAACAGTTCTCTATACAAATTCATTCAACATGTTCCTAAGGCCGGGATGCATAATTGCAGAAAAGACTTAGTATTTACAATATGGCCTTCATAGATTCTGTTTAGTTGTTGCTTCAGGCTATTTGCTAGTCGAGAActtttacaaagaaaaagaaccaTTAACTAAAATGCAAAATcgattttgatatatttgttccgtataaaag containing:
- the LOC18609876 gene encoding E3 ubiquitin protein ligase RIE1, translated to MSSTSLSETTTVASDSHAPLLRPRQPDASAARPATLALLLGRATGRRGASMLVRETAARELEERRADWGYSKPVVALDMLWNTAFVAVSVAMLICTVDERTNTPIRLWICGYALQCLVHVVLVWLEYRRRNVRRTSARDEERGDATSGDANDSEDEQDGIERSAFGSNQSSVTKRCESVNTMASFLWWIVGFYWVVSGGDYLLQNAPRLYWLAVVFLAFDVFFAIFCVVLACLIGIALCCCLPCIIAILYAVAGQEGASEADLSILPKYRFQIINNGGKASVGAGKMVPVETSSGYLANERILLPEDAECCICLSSYEDGADLHALPCNHHFHSACIVKWLKMNATCPLCKYNILKGNEQV
- the LOC18609877 gene encoding probable UDP-3-O-acyl-N-acetylglucosamine deacetylase 2 isoform X1, with product MVCFVSCKKPRTFSAAGMGSNSLSAAFNSLKSSNLISWKSTGTLQQTLAGCIELMGKTLHSGKVSMVKIWPGFAGEGRYFKFQSKLIPACIDFAQESPLCTTLCKDGYKIRTVEHLLSALEARGIDNCRIQIQSFGSEDPEVEVPIFDGSASAWVEAIDKVGRKEALDRCGNNAEKLAPYLNEPLHVSRNDSFMVAFPSPKVRISYGIDFPKVPAIGCQWFSSTAFGDFYKKHIASSRTFCIYEEVEQMCNAGLIKGGSLDNAIVCSASKGWLNPPLRFHDEPCRHKVLDLIGDLSLFASPGSQGFPVAHIVAFKGGHSLHADFVRRLSGII
- the LOC18609877 gene encoding probable UDP-3-O-acyl-N-acetylglucosamine deacetylase 2 isoform X2, translated to MVCFVSCKKPRTFSAAGMGSNSLSAAFNSLKSSNLISWKSTGTLQQTLAGCIELMGKTLHSGKVSMVKIWPGFAGEGRYFKFQSKLIPACIDFAQESPLCTTLCKDGYKIRTVEHLLSALEARGIDNCRIQIQSFGSEDPEVEVPIFDGSASAWVEAIDKVGRKEALDRCGNNAEKLAPYLNEPLHVSRNDSFMVAFPSPKVRISYGIDFPKVPAIGCQWFSSTAFGDFYKKHIASSRTFCIYEEVEQMCNAGLIKGGSLDNAIVCSASKGWLNPPLRFHDEPCRHKVLDLIGDLSLFASPGSQGFPVAHIVAFKVHCT